GTAGGCACAGTGGTTTTTACTTTATCCATTTCCTGCTGGGTATTTAATAACCATAGCCCATGATTTTGACCGTGAAGATACACTACTGATTTTTCTTTAAAAGTACTTGTAGTTAAGTCTTTTAATATTGCCATATCGTATGTTGCAGGAAATATGTTATATAGTGATAGTGCTCGGAGCATTAAATTATCAAAATTCACAGTTAATATATAATCAACATATCCTTCGTTTAATAATTGCGCTAAATAGATGTGAGTAACATTAATTTTCGCCTTCTTAATGTATCCTTTTAAAAGCTCATTTCTTTCATCAGGATCAAGACAATCCATAAGGTTTGGATAGTTCTTTTTGTCATCAGGTAAATCTTTGATGAAAGGACTGTGTTTATGTTGTTCTAGTATGTTTTTGACAATTTCACCCGCTAATGGAATATCGCCTGTGCATGAAGCGCCAGCGCCTAAAAAAAATATCGGTTGTGGACGTTTATTATCTTTAGCTTGTTTAAGTCGATAGGCTAAATGTTCTATTTTTATTTCTTTCATTAGTGGATGGATTTTTCTAAAATTAACAAAATTTTTAATACAATAAAAAAGCAGCTAAGAAATTAATTCGAAGCTGCCTTTATATGGTTTAGAAACAAAATTTTGTTTACTCTACTGTAACCGATTTTGCTAAGTTACGCGGTTGGTCTACATTACATTCTCTCATTACCGCAATGTGGTAACTTAGTAATTGCAATGGTATGGTAGTTAGTAGTGGCGAAAGTGCATCTACTGTTTTTGGTATCTCGATAACGTGGTCGGCAAGGGCTCTAACTTGGGTATCGCCTTCGGTAACTACAGCTATTATTTTACCACTACGTGATTTTATTTCCTGTATGTTACTTACAATTTTATCGTAATGCTCTTGTTTTTGTGCAATTACCACTACTGGCATTTGCTCGTCTATAAGTGCAATAGGTCCGTGCTTCATCTCTGCAGCAGGGTATCCCTCTGCGTGTATGTACGATATTTCTTTTAGCTTTAATGCGCCCTCTAGTGCTACAGGGAAGTTGTACCCTCTACCTAAGTACAGGCAGTTGGGTGCATCTTTGTATATGGCTGCTATATCTTTTGCAACATCGTTAGTTTCTAGTGCTTGTTGTACTTTTTCGGGTATTAGCTCTAACTCTTGTAAATACCTGTGGAAGTCGGAGTTAGTAAGCGTTCCTTTGGCTTGTGCTAAGCGTAGTGCTATAAGTGTTAGTACAGTTATTTGTGTAGTAAATGCTTTTGTAGAGGCTACTCCAATTTCGGGCCCTGCGTGGGTATAAGCTCCTGCATGCGTTTCGCGCGATATTGATGAACCTACTACATTACATACGCCAAATACAAACGCACCATGTTCCTTAGCTAGTTTTATAGCAGCAAGGGTATCGGCAGTTTCTCCAGATTGCGATATAGCAATTACTACATCATTTTCGTGTATAATTGGGTTTCTGTATCGGAATTCTGAGGCATATTCTACCTCTACAGGTATGCGTGCAAATTCTTCAAATATGTATTCGGCTACCAAACCTGCGTGCCACGATGTACCACAAGCAACGATGAGTATTCTGTTTGCATTCAGGAATTTTTGAAGGTTATCTTCTATTCCTGCCATTTTTATAAGCCCTTCGTTTGCATGAAGTCTACCACGGTAGGTGTCTTTTATAACGGCTGGTTGCTCGTAAATTTCTTTAAGCATAAAGTGGTCGTAACCGCCTTTTTCTATCTGCTCAAGGTTCATTTGCAGCTCTTGAACGTACGGATCAACTAAAGAGTCGTCTTTAATTTTTCGTATTTTCATTGGTTTATGCAAACGTATAATTGCCATTTCTTCATCCTCGAGGTAAATAGCATTTGATGTATATTCGATAAACGGCGAAGCATCCGATGCGATAAAGAATTCGTCTTTACCGATACCAATAGCCAATGGGCTACCTAAACGGGCAGCTACAATTTCGTTTGGTCGTTCTTTATCAAATACAGCAATAGCATAGGCACCTACCACTTGGTTTAGGGCTATTTGTACTGCTTTACCGAGTTTTAAATTATCTTTTTTCTTAACGTCTTCAATTAAGTTTACTAATACTTCCGTGTCCGTATCCGAATGGAATACATAACCTCTGGCAATAAGCTCTTTTTTTAAGGGTTCATAGTTCTCAATAATACCATTATGAACAATAGCAAGGTTACCTGAGTTGGAATAGTGCGGATGCGAATTTACATCGTTGGGTACACCGTGCGTTGCCCATC
The Flavobacterium litorale genome window above contains:
- the glmS gene encoding glutamine--fructose-6-phosphate transaminase (isomerizing) yields the protein MCGIVGYIGHREAYPVIIKGLRRLEYRGYDSAGVVLFDGNDLKLSKTKGKVADLEEKSQKEISVSGNIGIGHTRWATHGVPNDVNSHPHYSNSGNLAIVHNGIIENYEPLKKELIARGYVFHSDTDTEVLVNLIEDVKKKDNLKLGKAVQIALNQVVGAYAIAVFDKERPNEIVAARLGSPLAIGIGKDEFFIASDASPFIEYTSNAIYLEDEEMAIIRLHKPMKIRKIKDDSLVDPYVQELQMNLEQIEKGGYDHFMLKEIYEQPAVIKDTYRGRLHANEGLIKMAGIEDNLQKFLNANRILIVACGTSWHAGLVAEYIFEEFARIPVEVEYASEFRYRNPIIHENDVVIAISQSGETADTLAAIKLAKEHGAFVFGVCNVVGSSISRETHAGAYTHAGPEIGVASTKAFTTQITVLTLIALRLAQAKGTLTNSDFHRYLQELELIPEKVQQALETNDVAKDIAAIYKDAPNCLYLGRGYNFPVALEGALKLKEISYIHAEGYPAAEMKHGPIALIDEQMPVVVIAQKQEHYDKIVSNIQEIKSRSGKIIAVVTEGDTQVRALADHVIEIPKTVDALSPLLTTIPLQLLSYHIAVMRECNVDQPRNLAKSVTVE